The proteins below are encoded in one region of Streptomyces cyanogenus:
- a CDS encoding SDR family NAD(P)-dependent oxidoreductase — protein MAQHALVTGSSHGLGAHLAARLAADGWKVTGLGRRPASETPGTPGVDHLQADLSRPETLERITDRLGEAPDLIVHNAVSYPPRPAHELSLAELEDVFRVNALVPYRLTLDLLAATPDTRFTSIVVINSESMFHADRDSGAYAASKAALRVLTGSLADACRSRNTAVATLLLGPLADPDKVAQLQRVAARRGVDEAEITRVFLRKSNPDLVIEELIDFDACYRSVQYLAGLGRAANGMLCRLDGGSAGSLI, from the coding sequence ATGGCCCAGCACGCCCTCGTCACCGGAAGCAGCCACGGCCTCGGCGCCCACCTGGCCGCCCGGCTCGCCGCCGACGGCTGGAAGGTGACCGGTCTCGGACGCCGCCCCGCGTCCGAGACCCCCGGCACACCCGGCGTCGACCACCTCCAGGCCGATCTGTCCCGGCCCGAGACCCTGGAGCGGATCACGGACCGGCTCGGCGAGGCACCCGACCTCATCGTCCACAACGCCGTCAGCTACCCGCCCCGCCCCGCCCACGAACTGTCCCTGGCCGAGCTGGAGGACGTCTTCCGGGTCAACGCCCTCGTCCCCTACCGGCTGACCCTGGACCTGCTGGCCGCCACCCCCGACACCCGGTTCACCTCGATCGTCGTCATCAACTCGGAGTCCATGTTCCACGCCGACCGCGACTCCGGCGCGTACGCGGCGAGCAAGGCCGCGCTGCGCGTGCTCACCGGCTCGCTCGCCGACGCCTGCCGCTCCCGCAACACGGCCGTCGCCACCCTGCTGCTGGGCCCGCTGGCCGATCCGGACAAGGTGGCGCAGCTCCAGCGGGTCGCCGCCCGCCGCGGCGTCGACGAGGCCGAGATCACCCGGGTGTTCCTGCGCAAGTCCAACCCGGACCTGGTCATCGAGGAGCTGATCGACTTCGACGCGTGCTACCGCAGCGTCCAGTACCTCGCGGGCCTCGGGCGGGCGGCCAACGGCATGCTGTGCCGGCTCGACGGCGGCTCCGCCGGCTCGCTGATCTGA
- a CDS encoding O-methyltransferase — translation MTTIPHGYIRAVLGPREEVLDGILRRSLLDDRLPTIQVDDNAGRVLQLLTLLRRPRQVLEIGTLFAYSTIHLARGLPEGGRVTTLEIDPRAAEAARRNLRTAGVEDRVDIVVGDARAYLETVPPGSVGLIFIDADKKSYPDYLRLCYPLLEPGGVLIADDAFAQGDFTAERTEGSDEDREAKAIHRYNRAVGRSTRLFSAFVGTQSGLLVSVKE, via the coding sequence GTGACGACGATCCCGCACGGCTACATCCGCGCCGTCCTCGGCCCCCGCGAGGAGGTGCTCGACGGCATCCTGCGGCGCTCCCTGCTCGACGACCGGCTGCCGACCATCCAGGTCGACGACAACGCGGGCCGCGTCCTGCAACTGCTCACCCTGCTGCGCCGGCCCCGGCAGGTGCTGGAGATCGGGACGCTGTTCGCCTACTCCACCATCCACCTGGCCCGCGGCCTGCCCGAGGGCGGGCGGGTGACCACGCTGGAGATCGACCCGCGGGCCGCCGAGGCCGCCCGCCGCAATCTGCGCACCGCCGGGGTCGAGGACCGGGTGGACATCGTCGTCGGCGACGCCCGCGCCTACCTGGAGACCGTGCCGCCCGGCAGCGTCGGCCTGATCTTCATCGACGCCGACAAGAAGTCGTACCCCGACTACCTGCGGCTGTGCTACCCGCTGCTGGAACCCGGCGGCGTGCTGATCGCCGACGACGCCTTCGCCCAGGGCGACTTCACCGCCGAGCGCACCGAGGGGTCCGACGAGGACCGCGAGGCGAAGGCCATCCACCGCTACAACCGCGCGGTCGGGCGCAGCACCCGGCTGTTCTCCGCATTCGTCGGGACCCAGAGCGGTCTCCTGGTGAGCGTCAAGGAATAG